The Thermococcus sp. M39 genome window below encodes:
- a CDS encoding ABC transporter ATP-binding protein: MPEPILQVRNLTVHFYTYAGIVKAIEKVSFDVYRGETFALVGETGCGKSVTSRALTQLIESPGRIVEGEVLYYRDDGSVVDLLKLDEEQIREIRGNEIAYIFQDPHASLDPLYTVGYQIAEAMEVHEKVESIKEGIKKAVDILRAVLIPDPENRVKNYPHELSGGMKQRVVIGIGIANNPKILIADEPTTALDVTVQAQILDLINQLKEKYKATVILITHNLGVVAETADRVAVMYAGKIVEIGSVEQIFKNPLHPYTKGLLKAVPNPMTKIERLEAIPGTVPNLITPPSGCRFHPRCPFAMDVCKQKIPELKEIEDGHFVACHLY, encoded by the coding sequence ATGCCTGAGCCAATTTTACAAGTTAGAAACTTAACTGTTCACTTTTACACTTACGCTGGAATAGTCAAGGCTATTGAAAAAGTTTCCTTCGATGTTTATAGGGGTGAAACTTTTGCATTAGTTGGTGAAACAGGCTGTGGAAAAAGCGTAACCTCAAGGGCTTTGACCCAACTTATTGAAAGCCCTGGAAGGATTGTTGAGGGTGAAGTCTTGTATTACAGAGATGACGGAAGCGTTGTTGACCTGCTCAAGCTCGATGAGGAGCAGATTAGAGAGATTAGGGGCAACGAAATAGCTTACATCTTCCAAGATCCGCATGCTTCACTCGACCCCCTCTATACAGTTGGCTATCAAATAGCTGAAGCGATGGAGGTTCACGAAAAAGTTGAGAGCATAAAAGAGGGGATTAAAAAAGCTGTTGACATTTTAAGAGCTGTCCTTATCCCAGACCCAGAGAACAGAGTTAAGAACTATCCACACGAGTTGAGCGGTGGAATGAAGCAGAGAGTAGTTATTGGAATTGGAATCGCGAACAATCCAAAGATTCTAATAGCTGATGAACCCACAACGGCTTTGGACGTTACAGTTCAAGCCCAGATTCTTGACTTGATTAACCAGCTCAAAGAAAAATACAAAGCAACGGTCATTTTGATCACGCACAACTTAGGTGTTGTTGCTGAAACTGCCGACAGAGTAGCTGTGATGTACGCCGGAAAGATAGTTGAGATTGGCTCAGTGGAGCAGATTTTCAAGAATCCCCTCCATCCGTACACTAAGGGTCTCCTCAAAGCTGTGCCAAATCCGATGACAAAGATTGAGCGCTTAGAGGCCATTCCTGGAACAGTGCCTAATCTGATCACACCGCCAAGCGGCTGTAGATTCCATCCAAGGTGTCCATTTGCAATGGATGTCTGCAAGCAGAAGATACCTGAGCTGAAAGAGATTGAAGATGGACATTTTGTAGCATGCCACCTTTACTGA
- a CDS encoding ABC transporter permease: MQEEYKKSILDKLADKIVYGLGSFISLFKKGWKEKNKSKMEEWRLMLYALNRSPPALIGLFLVILFILVGIFGPRLAPWRYNFFPMLYTKSYDKIILAPPGSQFILDFYNNTVINFPLGSDHYGRDLLSLILSGARTSFVISIIVISLGVPLGIILGLIAGYYGGKVDELIMRITDMFLAFPALILAIALSAVLPERIQNFISAHEAIQKFILWLFALDIREAGNLGRLLAVILAMIIVWWPAYARITRGSTLTEKEKLYIEAARAIGLSSWTIMFKHILPNIIGPILVYITLDFGGVILMEAGLSFLGLGATPPIADWGRIVYDGAQYFPKAWWLVFYPGLVVMLVALGWNLLGDGLRDILDPKTRRSIEFKVKKSKKEGEANA; the protein is encoded by the coding sequence ATGCAAGAGGAATACAAAAAGAGTATCTTGGATAAGCTTGCCGATAAGATTGTCTATGGGTTGGGCTCATTCATAAGCTTATTCAAAAAGGGCTGGAAGGAGAAGAACAAATCAAAGATGGAAGAATGGCGTTTAATGCTATACGCACTCAACAGATCTCCCCCAGCTTTGATAGGTTTATTCCTTGTAATCTTGTTCATTTTAGTGGGAATTTTTGGGCCTAGATTAGCTCCTTGGAGATACAACTTCTTCCCAATGCTCTACACAAAGAGCTACGACAAAATAATCTTAGCACCTCCAGGAAGTCAGTTTATCCTTGACTTTTACAACAATACCGTGATAAACTTTCCCTTGGGTTCAGACCACTATGGTAGAGATTTGCTCAGCTTAATTCTCAGCGGTGCAAGGACGAGCTTTGTAATATCAATTATAGTGATTTCACTTGGAGTTCCCCTCGGAATAATCCTAGGACTCATAGCTGGCTATTACGGTGGAAAAGTTGACGAGCTAATAATGCGTATAACTGATATGTTCCTCGCATTTCCAGCATTAATTCTGGCAATTGCATTATCAGCAGTTTTGCCCGAGAGAATTCAGAACTTCATATCAGCACACGAAGCAATTCAGAAGTTTATCCTATGGTTATTCGCTTTAGATATTAGAGAAGCTGGAAACCTTGGAAGGCTTTTAGCTGTCATATTGGCGATGATTATCGTTTGGTGGCCTGCTTATGCGAGAATAACGAGAGGTTCAACGCTAACAGAGAAGGAGAAGCTTTACATTGAAGCTGCAAGGGCTATAGGCTTGAGTTCATGGACAATAATGTTTAAGCACATCTTACCAAACATCATCGGCCCAATATTGGTTTACATAACCCTTGACTTCGGTGGAGTAATCCTCATGGAGGCTGGATTGAGCTTTCTCGGCTTAGGTGCAACGCCGCCAATAGCTGATTGGGGTAGAATAGTCTATGATGGAGCTCAGTATTTCCCGAAGGCATGGTGGCTAGTATTCTACCCAGGTTTAGTTGTCATGCTTGTAGCATTGGGCTGGAATCTACTTGGTGATGGACTTAGAGATATCCTTGATCCAAAGACAAGGAGAAGCATTGAATTCAAGGTAAAGAAGAGCAAGAAGGAGGGTGAGGCGAATGCCTGA
- a CDS encoding ABC transporter permease yields the protein MADLKKFLIRRILTFIPTIVGVTIIVFLIAYVIPADPAKAWAGGEKASPEAVERIKERYHLNEPWYDQYWFLIKGLATNTLIDPRTSNPVLDDIRDRFPVTFQLAIIAFTFTILIGIPLGLISALKRNTWIDTLVRIFALIGVSTPVFWLGYLLLFVFFVKFRITNLAGVPPAPPVQITHVPIIDSLLTGNFTLFKQHLARFWLPGFVLGFMGTGVLARFVRNSFLEALSGDYIQFLKAKGVPKLRIYKHALKNALVPIVTVLGLQFGGLLAGTPITETVFALPGMGRYAILSIQNLDFPAVVAITFIYAIIYVTANLVVDILYAVIDPRVRY from the coding sequence ATGGCAGATCTCAAGAAATTCTTAATCAGAAGGATTCTTACATTTATACCAACAATCGTTGGTGTGACTATCATAGTTTTCTTAATAGCGTATGTGATTCCAGCAGATCCCGCTAAAGCCTGGGCTGGAGGTGAAAAAGCATCTCCCGAGGCAGTTGAAAGGATTAAGGAGAGGTACCACTTAAATGAACCTTGGTATGATCAGTACTGGTTCCTCATAAAAGGGTTAGCAACAAACACCTTGATTGATCCCAGAACTTCCAATCCCGTTCTTGATGATATTAGAGATCGTTTCCCTGTTACGTTTCAATTGGCTATAATAGCGTTTACGTTTACAATATTGATTGGAATTCCTTTGGGTTTGATCTCTGCATTAAAGCGTAACACTTGGATAGATACATTAGTTAGGATTTTCGCTCTCATTGGTGTTTCAACTCCAGTTTTCTGGTTGGGATATCTGCTACTGTTTGTGTTCTTCGTTAAGTTTAGGATAACAAATTTGGCTGGAGTACCCCCTGCACCACCCGTTCAAATTACCCATGTCCCGATAATTGATTCTCTCCTTACAGGAAACTTCACCCTCTTCAAGCAGCATTTGGCTAGATTCTGGCTTCCAGGATTTGTTCTGGGATTCATGGGGACAGGTGTCCTCGCAAGGTTCGTCAGGAATTCATTCCTTGAAGCTCTCAGCGGTGACTACATACAGTTCCTAAAGGCCAAAGGAGTTCCAAAGCTGAGAATTTACAAGCATGCACTAAAGAATGCTCTGGTTCCAATTGTTACAGTTCTCGGTCTCCAGTTTGGTGGTTTGTTGGCTGGAACACCAATTACAGAGACTGTCTTCGCTTTACCGGGAATGGGAAGGTATGCAATCCTTTCAATTCAAAACCTCGACTTCCCAGCAGTTGTGGCAATAACCTTCATCTATGCAATAATCTACGTTACCGCAAACTTGGTGGTTGATATCCTCTATGCAGTAATTGACCCAAGAGTTAGGTATTGA
- a CDS encoding ABC transporter substrate-binding protein — translation MRKALTALFLIAILGFSVIASGCIGGEKTTTTPTTTQPTTQTTPSSPTQTATETQKPSGVTPAILELGKVTVIETDNSVIVVGPKGESPTVSLPSGKKVIKVSYVVDEANTPDIKKLMEEGQGFGAINPAFFRNANVDALVIAARRQTDPTIRSELFKALYILGNYYVPEVIIGQNRQLRVYWNWVKGRYYHPTLPERYDLLWEDPNAPSINIGIGEYKNDAETYVIGTIGWPESFDPAWTYETFGWELWHEIGDTLVTYWKDETEEVSPDLAVAWAHNEDGTEWYFVIRGGVVAYDPWDDKTYPIDATDVAFTFWRVQRLGHSVSWMVSEFMDVNKSQALTEQEFENILKSEKLIAEYKGKTVEVKSLNDLLNLFGYSGKTAGVFKLVLPHPYAPVLNILADPFLSVVPMEYLLGDKYEEALKASDNGKNPSAWAKYVQEGEQDPTHQLMHKKPVGTGPYYVKEYQENSYIVLELNPYYWNKEIWNNIKPLHKRVIYVINNDAVSRIQLFQTGTVDAVATPPERLNDVKGLKLDGFESIVQTDLLQPILTFIVFNTYKEPFNNVKVRQALAYAIPYDQIAQTVYSGLLERNWGPIPKPWPGYTEHGIIKYDYNIAKAQQLLKESGIDPTKYKIELIYNAGNSAREKIMTLLQNVWSQLGFQVTVSSYEWPVYLGKVSKGDFDVYVVGWVPDYLDSDNWVGPFLYGATKFKEVNVEVSG, via the coding sequence ATGAGAAAGGCTTTAACGGCATTGTTTTTAATTGCAATTTTAGGTTTTTCAGTAATTGCCAGCGGATGTATTGGTGGAGAAAAGACAACGACGACCCCAACTACAACACAGCCAACAACTCAAACAACACCATCTTCCCCAACCCAAACAGCAACTGAGACCCAAAAGCCATCTGGAGTCACTCCTGCAATTCTTGAGCTTGGTAAAGTCACTGTAATTGAAACTGACAATTCCGTTATAGTCGTTGGTCCAAAGGGAGAAAGTCCAACAGTTTCACTTCCAAGCGGCAAGAAGGTAATTAAAGTAAGCTACGTAGTTGATGAGGCTAACACCCCAGATATCAAGAAGCTTATGGAAGAGGGACAAGGTTTCGGTGCAATTAACCCTGCATTCTTCAGAAATGCCAATGTTGACGCTCTTGTAATTGCCGCAAGAAGACAAACTGACCCAACTATCAGAAGTGAACTGTTTAAGGCACTCTACATATTAGGAAACTACTATGTTCCCGAAGTTATCATCGGACAGAACAGACAATTGCGTGTTTATTGGAACTGGGTTAAGGGAAGGTACTACCACCCAACCCTTCCAGAGAGGTATGACCTTCTTTGGGAAGATCCAAATGCCCCGAGCATCAACATAGGAATTGGTGAGTACAAGAACGATGCTGAAACCTATGTTATAGGTACAATTGGATGGCCGGAGAGCTTTGACCCAGCTTGGACTTACGAGACCTTTGGATGGGAGCTTTGGCACGAGATTGGTGATACCTTAGTTACCTACTGGAAGGATGAAACTGAAGAGGTCAGTCCAGATCTTGCAGTTGCATGGGCACATAACGAAGACGGCACAGAGTGGTACTTTGTCATTAGAGGGGGAGTTGTAGCATATGACCCATGGGACGACAAGACTTACCCAATTGATGCAACAGATGTTGCCTTCACATTCTGGCGTGTTCAGAGGTTGGGACACAGTGTCTCATGGATGGTTTCAGAGTTCATGGACGTTAATAAATCCCAAGCATTAACAGAGCAGGAGTTTGAGAACATTCTCAAGAGCGAGAAGCTCATCGCAGAATATAAGGGTAAGACAGTTGAAGTCAAGTCACTAAATGACCTCCTCAACCTCTTTGGCTACAGCGGAAAGACAGCTGGAGTCTTCAAGCTCGTATTACCACACCCATATGCACCGGTGCTCAACATCTTGGCTGACCCATTCCTCTCAGTAGTTCCGATGGAGTACCTCCTTGGTGACAAGTATGAGGAAGCATTAAAGGCATCAGACAACGGTAAGAATCCAAGTGCATGGGCAAAGTACGTCCAGGAAGGAGAGCAGGATCCAACCCACCAGCTCATGCACAAGAAGCCCGTTGGAACAGGACCATATTATGTCAAAGAGTACCAGGAGAACTCATACATCGTCCTTGAGCTTAACCCATACTACTGGAACAAGGAGATATGGAACAACATCAAGCCACTTCACAAGAGAGTTATCTATGTTATAAACAACGATGCTGTTTCAAGAATTCAGCTCTTCCAGACAGGAACAGTTGATGCTGTTGCAACACCACCAGAGAGACTCAACGACGTTAAGGGCCTCAAGCTTGATGGATTTGAGTCAATTGTCCAGACAGACCTCTTACAGCCAATACTTACATTCATAGTCTTCAACACCTACAAGGAGCCATTCAACAATGTTAAGGTCAGACAGGCCTTGGCTTATGCAATTCCATACGACCAGATTGCACAGACAGTTTACTCAGGCTTGCTTGAGAGAAACTGGGGTCCAATTCCAAAGCCATGGCCAGGCTATACCGAGCACGGAATAATCAAGTATGACTACAACATAGCAAAAGCACAGCAACTCCTTAAGGAGTCAGGTATTGATCCAACCAAGTACAAGATTGAGCTTATTTACAACGCTGGAAACTCAGCACGTGAGAAGATAATGACGCTCCTCCAGAACGTCTGGAGCCAGCTTGGATTCCAAGTTACAGTTTCAAGCTACGAGTGGCCAGTCTACTTAGGAAAGGTCAGCAAGGGTGACTTCGACGTCTACGTTGTCGGTTGGGTGCCAGACTACTTAGACTCAGACAACTGGGTTGGACCATTCCTCTACGGTGCAACTAAGTTCAAGGAAGTTAACGTCGAGGTTTCTGGCTGA
- a CDS encoding Lrp/AsnC family transcriptional regulator has product MVRAYVLLTVEIGKVEKVIEELKKIPGVTKADAVTGPYDAIIHIEAEDLGELTRKILHDIHNIDGVIDTTTAIVVELEEE; this is encoded by the coding sequence ATGGTTAGGGCATATGTTTTATTGACAGTTGAAATTGGAAAAGTAGAAAAAGTTATAGAAGAGCTCAAAAAGATACCTGGAGTTACAAAGGCAGATGCTGTGACTGGACCTTATGATGCAATAATACACATCGAAGCAGAAGACCTGGGAGAGCTCACAAGGAAGATACTGCACGACATCCACAACATTGATGGCGTAATAGACACTACAACAGCAATAGTAGTTGAGTTAGAGGAGGAGTAA
- a CDS encoding signal recognition particle protein Srp19: MKKFVVWANELDARLSRKYGREVPKNLAVESPKLDEIIRAAEALNMKIVEVESEKMNPRLSGLDESLRTRGMLIVESRHGKSKSLKLIAQKIREFRKSKRRKK; the protein is encoded by the coding sequence ATGAAGAAATTTGTAGTGTGGGCAAATGAACTAGATGCAAGACTTTCGAGAAAATATGGAAGAGAAGTTCCCAAGAACTTGGCAGTTGAGTCACCTAAGCTCGATGAAATCATTAGGGCAGCGGAAGCTCTTAACATGAAGATTGTTGAAGTTGAGTCGGAAAAGATGAATCCAAGATTATCTGGACTAGATGAATCTTTAAGAACGAGGGGAATGCTTATTGTTGAAAGCAGACATGGAAAGTCAAAAAGCCTAAAACTAATTGCCCAAAAGATTAGGGAGTTCAGGAAGTCCAAAAGGCGGAAAAAGTAG
- a CDS encoding DUF257 family protein, with amino-acid sequence MEIHSIEKFLKGQVRGGDIVLIEYPSAYPFEDLVWGKIIPEISQDNQIVIDDFFGIGDLSFRNYIRKVSPKQYKKIIEITKHINVIKIGPGRASYGSIIDEIPLTYEISEFMKNYYDAIRKALVDSIKPLYFLSFGLAEYFYFGKEKALQAILFSRSNLPVEDWTSIYLINKDVIEKPHLAILEDISAWILDIDKEEGKYTIRIKKES; translated from the coding sequence ATGGAAATTCACTCAATTGAAAAATTTCTTAAAGGCCAAGTGCGAGGGGGAGATATTGTTTTAATTGAGTATCCTAGCGCATATCCTTTTGAAGATCTTGTGTGGGGAAAAATCATTCCCGAAATCTCTCAAGATAACCAGATAGTAATTGATGATTTCTTTGGTATCGGAGATTTAAGCTTTAGAAACTATATCAGAAAGGTTTCTCCAAAGCAATACAAAAAGATTATTGAGATAACAAAGCATATAAATGTAATCAAAATCGGTCCCGGGAGAGCCAGCTACGGCTCAATTATCGACGAGATCCCATTGACGTATGAAATATCCGAATTTATGAAGAACTACTACGACGCAATTAGAAAAGCCCTCGTAGATTCTATTAAGCCCCTATACTTTCTAAGCTTTGGACTAGCTGAGTACTTCTACTTTGGAAAGGAAAAAGCTCTTCAAGCAATTCTCTTCAGCAGAAGCAATCTCCCGGTCGAGGACTGGACATCAATTTACCTTATAAACAAAGACGTAATAGAAAAGCCTCACCTGGCAATTCTGGAAGACATCTCAGCGTGGATCCTCGACATAGACAAAGAAGAAGGGAAATACACTATTAGGATTAAAAAAGAAAGCTGA
- a CDS encoding tRNA (adenine-N1)-methyltransferase has translation MITEGEKVLLVDPRGKRYLITVKKDEFHTDLGKINLEEIIGKNFGDIVESHKGYKFKILKPRIVDFIDKMKRGPQIIHPKDAAQIVAFAGISPGDFIVEAGVGSGALTLFLANIIGPNGRIVSYEVREDFAKLAWKNIEWAGFDDRVTIKLKSIYDGIDEKDVDHIILDLPQPERVVEHAVEALKPGGYFVAYTPCINQVARLYEKLREFKEHFMRPKTIECLVREQEVKRECIRPKTRMIAHTGYITFARKI, from the coding sequence GTGATAACAGAAGGAGAAAAAGTTCTGCTAGTTGATCCTAGAGGAAAGAGGTACCTTATAACTGTGAAAAAAGATGAATTTCATACAGATTTAGGAAAGATAAACCTTGAGGAGATAATTGGGAAGAATTTTGGAGATATTGTTGAGTCTCACAAAGGGTACAAGTTCAAAATTTTAAAGCCCAGAATAGTTGATTTCATTGATAAAATGAAGCGCGGCCCTCAGATAATTCATCCCAAAGATGCCGCCCAAATTGTGGCTTTTGCTGGAATCTCTCCAGGGGATTTTATAGTTGAAGCTGGAGTTGGGAGCGGTGCACTAACTCTCTTCTTGGCAAATATAATTGGACCTAACGGAAGGATAGTCAGTTATGAGGTTAGAGAAGACTTTGCAAAGCTTGCATGGAAAAACATTGAATGGGCAGGTTTTGATGACAGAGTTACTATAAAGCTCAAGAGCATTTACGACGGAATAGACGAGAAAGACGTTGATCACATAATTCTCGACTTACCTCAGCCAGAGAGAGTTGTTGAGCACGCTGTAGAAGCCTTAAAACCCGGAGGATATTTTGTAGCTTATACTCCATGTATAAACCAAGTTGCTCGCCTTTATGAAAAGCTAAGAGAGTTTAAAGAGCATTTCATGAGGCCCAAAACTATTGAATGTTTGGTTAGAGAGCAAGAAGTAAAGAGAGAGTGCATAAGGCCGAAAACGAGAATGATTGCACACACCGGTTACATCACGTTTGCAAGGAAAATTTAG
- a CDS encoding sulfide/dihydroorotate dehydrogenase-like FAD/NAD-binding protein: MYKILERKEIAMRNVWFKVYAPHVVKKLQPGQFVIVRAFENGERIPLTPVMWNKDEGWIGLVVFTRGKTTMQINTKLKEGDYFLNIAGPLGNPAPMRKYGKILAIGLYTGIVEVFPIAKAWQEIGNEVHTLQVTFEPMIILKEELEKAVSKHTAVGVPIDPEKSFPENMKNVTARAREVVRDMIKELKPDLVFMVGPVGDQKVIFEVVKEFNVPMLVDLHPIMVDGTGMCGACRVTVGGKVRFACVDGPTFNAYEVDFDELIKRSSYYRDLEMRAMQEYMQKLQGGAQ; the protein is encoded by the coding sequence GTGTATAAGATACTCGAAAGGAAAGAAATCGCAATGAGAAATGTTTGGTTTAAAGTTTATGCCCCTCATGTAGTTAAAAAGCTTCAACCGGGGCAGTTTGTGATCGTTAGAGCCTTTGAGAATGGTGAAAGGATTCCTCTTACCCCAGTAATGTGGAATAAAGATGAAGGGTGGATAGGTCTTGTAGTGTTCACTAGAGGAAAAACAACAATGCAGATAAATACTAAACTCAAAGAAGGGGATTACTTCCTTAATATTGCTGGTCCTCTTGGAAATCCAGCCCCAATGAGAAAATATGGAAAAATACTTGCTATAGGCCTGTATACGGGTATAGTCGAGGTATTTCCAATAGCCAAAGCGTGGCAAGAAATAGGGAATGAAGTTCACACTCTCCAGGTCACTTTTGAACCCATGATTATACTAAAAGAGGAGCTTGAAAAGGCTGTTTCAAAACACACTGCTGTAGGTGTTCCAATTGATCCCGAAAAGAGCTTTCCCGAAAATATGAAAAATGTAACTGCCAGGGCCAGAGAAGTAGTTAGAGACATGATAAAAGAGCTCAAACCAGATTTAGTGTTTATGGTTGGGCCAGTTGGTGACCAAAAAGTAATTTTTGAGGTTGTCAAGGAATTCAATGTTCCAATGCTTGTTGATTTACATCCTATTATGGTTGACGGAACTGGTATGTGTGGCGCTTGTAGAGTAACAGTGGGAGGGAAGGTGAGATTTGCCTGTGTTGATGGTCCAACTTTCAACGCATATGAGGTTGATTTTGACGAGCTGATCAAGAGGTCTAGCTATTATAGGGATTTGGAGATGAGAGCTATGCAAGAATATATGCAGAAGCTTCAAGGGGGTGCACAATGA
- the gltA gene encoding NADPH-dependent glutamate synthase — protein sequence MAKREFIKNRVPTPEIEPAKRIKSFDEVNLGYNFDLALMEAERCLQCPENYAPCIKGCPVNINIPGFLAKLKEHRDNPYLAVKEALRIIWACNSLPTITGRVCPQEDQCEGVCVMGKVGDAINIGKLERFVADYAREKGIDDELLMEIMPKIEKKEQKVAVVGAGPAGLTCAAELAKMGYNVTVFEALHYPGGVLVYGIPEFRLPKEIVKKELKKLELLGVEIKTDHIVGRTVTIPELIEEYDAVFISTGAGTPKLPEVPGINLNGIYSANEFLTRVNLMKAYKFPEYDTPIKVGKKTIVIGAGNTAIDAARTALRLGSEVTIAYRRGEEDMTARIEEIEHAKEEGVKFMFFVNPIEFIGDEKGNVKAVKFMKMKPLDEKDSRGKRKIIPTGETITVEANTVIIAIGQVPNKIIWKTTPGLKVTEKGTIVVNENLMTSIPGVFAGGDAIRGEATVILAMGDGRKAAKAIHEYLQKKGSENA from the coding sequence ATGGCAAAGAGGGAGTTCATAAAAAACAGAGTTCCTACTCCCGAAATAGAGCCAGCTAAGAGAATCAAAAGTTTTGATGAGGTAAATTTGGGATACAACTTTGATCTTGCTTTAATGGAAGCTGAACGCTGTTTGCAGTGTCCAGAGAATTATGCTCCGTGTATTAAAGGCTGTCCCGTAAATATAAACATTCCCGGCTTCCTTGCTAAGCTTAAGGAGCACAGAGACAATCCATACTTGGCAGTTAAAGAGGCTTTGCGGATTATTTGGGCTTGTAATTCTTTGCCTACTATTACTGGTAGGGTTTGTCCACAAGAAGACCAGTGTGAAGGAGTTTGCGTAATGGGCAAAGTAGGAGACGCCATAAACATAGGAAAACTAGAAAGATTCGTAGCAGACTACGCAAGAGAAAAAGGAATAGATGACGAGCTTTTGATGGAGATTATGCCCAAAATCGAAAAGAAAGAGCAAAAGGTAGCAGTAGTCGGAGCAGGCCCAGCAGGCCTAACATGCGCAGCAGAACTCGCAAAGATGGGCTACAATGTTACAGTATTTGAGGCTCTGCATTATCCAGGGGGAGTTCTTGTCTATGGTATTCCAGAGTTCAGGCTTCCAAAAGAAATCGTGAAAAAGGAGCTTAAGAAGCTTGAGCTTTTAGGTGTTGAGATAAAGACAGACCACATAGTTGGAAGAACGGTCACAATTCCTGAGCTCATTGAGGAATACGATGCAGTGTTTATTTCCACGGGTGCGGGAACGCCTAAACTTCCAGAAGTGCCGGGAATAAACCTCAACGGAATTTACTCAGCCAACGAGTTTCTCACAAGGGTTAATCTAATGAAAGCCTACAAGTTCCCAGAATACGACACTCCAATAAAAGTTGGCAAGAAGACGATAGTGATTGGAGCTGGAAACACAGCAATAGACGCTGCAAGGACAGCTCTAAGACTGGGAAGTGAAGTTACAATAGCATACAGAAGGGGGGAAGAAGATATGACAGCGAGAATAGAAGAGATAGAGCACGCCAAAGAAGAAGGAGTTAAGTTCATGTTCTTTGTGAATCCCATCGAGTTTATTGGGGATGAGAAAGGCAATGTCAAAGCTGTTAAGTTCATGAAAATGAAGCCACTCGATGAGAAAGATTCGAGAGGAAAGAGGAAAATCATTCCAACAGGTGAAACAATAACAGTCGAAGCTAATACGGTGATTATAGCAATTGGACAGGTTCCAAACAAGATAATCTGGAAGACAACGCCAGGCTTGAAGGTTACGGAGAAGGGAACTATAGTTGTTAATGAGAACTTGATGACTTCAATTCCTGGTGTTTTTGCTGGTGGAGATGCCATAAGAGGAGAAGCAACCGTAATCCTAGCAATGGGAGATGGAAGAAAAGCCGCAAAAGCAATACACGAATACTTGCAGAAGAAAGGGAGCGAAAACGCTTGA
- the gcvH gene encoding glycine cleavage system protein GcvH → MIEVGEYKVKEGLYYTKEHEWAQVLDDGTVLVGISDYAQKELGDVAYVELPEVGKEVSQGDVLCEIESVKAVSEVYAPVSGEVVEVNGELEDSPEKINEDPYGAWIAKIKPSNLEEDLKNLMTAEQYAEYLKSL, encoded by the coding sequence ATGATTGAGGTGGGCGAATATAAAGTTAAAGAAGGATTATACTACACAAAGGAGCATGAATGGGCTCAAGTTTTAGATGATGGAACTGTTCTTGTCGGAATAAGCGACTATGCTCAAAAAGAGCTTGGCGATGTTGCATACGTTGAGCTTCCAGAAGTTGGAAAAGAAGTTTCTCAAGGAGATGTTCTCTGTGAAATTGAGAGCGTCAAGGCTGTGAGCGAAGTTTACGCTCCAGTCAGCGGTGAAGTTGTTGAAGTTAATGGAGAGCTTGAGGATTCCCCAGAAAAAATCAACGAGGATCCATATGGAGCATGGATTGCAAAGATTAAGCCGTCAAACCTTGAAGAAGACTTAAAGAATCTTATGACAGCAGAGCAGTATGCTGAATACTTGAAGAGCCTCTGA